A stretch of the Candidatus Denitrolinea symbiosum genome encodes the following:
- a CDS encoding 30S ribosomal protein S19 has translation MSRSLKKGPFIEPKLYKRVEAMNAKGEKKVIRTWSRASVIFPQMVGHTIAVHDGRRHVPIYVTENMVGHRLGEFAPTRLFRGHSTKEAAAK, from the coding sequence ATGTCTCGATCATTGAAAAAAGGGCCGTTCATCGAGCCCAAACTTTACAAGCGTGTTGAGGCCATGAACGCCAAGGGCGAGAAGAAAGTCATCCGCACCTGGAGTCGGGCCAGCGTCATCTTCCCGCAGATGGTGGGACACACCATCGCCGTGCATGACGGCCGCCGCCATGTGCCGATCTACGTGACGGAAAACATGGTGGGGCATCGCCTGGGCGAATTCGCGCCGACCCGCCTCTTCCGCGGGCATAGCACGAAGGAAGCCGCGGCGAAGTAG
- a CDS encoding 50S ribosomal protein L22 produces MQNIEAHLRFLPVSAQKVRLVVDMVRGRDATEALDILRFETKGPAAPVRKLLASAVANAEENFGVSRDDLYVAQIYANEAPTRKWRRFGARGRFKPVLRRSSHVTVVLREREL; encoded by the coding sequence ATGCAAAATATTGAAGCACACCTGCGTTTCCTGCCGGTTTCCGCCCAGAAAGTCCGCCTGGTGGTGGACATGGTGCGCGGCCGAGACGCCACCGAAGCGCTGGACATCCTGCGCTTCGAGACCAAGGGTCCCGCGGCGCCCGTCCGCAAACTGCTGGCCTCCGCGGTGGCAAACGCCGAGGAGAACTTCGGCGTCAGCCGCGACGACCTGTACGTGGCCCAGATCTATGCCAATGAGGCGCCCACGCGCAAGTGGCGGCGCTTCGGCGCTCGCGGCCGCTTTAAGCCCGTCCTGCGCCGTTCTTCGCATGTGACCGTCGTTTTGCGCGAGCGCGAGTTGTAA
- a CDS encoding 30S ribosomal protein S3 yields MGRKVHPVGMRLGINTMWQGRWFAEGAQYLDQLHQDMAIRSLLLGKDSKGGAARNAAARKLRRELPDAVLNNKAGISRVDVERFPGKTKISIHTAKPGILIGRKGEGVKKIRQALETLIGRKVDLDIKEISTPDTDAVLVARNIADQLERRIAYRRAMKRAIQSAMKQGAQGIKIEVAGRLGGAEMARTVWLRDGRVPLQTLRANIDFARTEATTTYGQIGIKVWVYKGETAPEVEEKTETTEGVYVSE; encoded by the coding sequence ATGGGTCGCAAAGTACATCCAGTTGGAATGCGTCTGGGCATTAACACCATGTGGCAGGGACGCTGGTTCGCGGAAGGCGCCCAGTATCTCGACCAGCTGCACCAGGACATGGCTATCCGCTCGCTGCTGTTGGGCAAGGACTCTAAAGGCGGCGCGGCGCGCAACGCCGCCGCGCGCAAACTGCGCCGGGAATTGCCCGATGCCGTTTTGAACAACAAGGCCGGCATCTCGCGCGTGGACGTGGAGCGTTTCCCGGGCAAGACGAAAATCTCCATCCATACCGCCAAGCCGGGCATCCTGATCGGCCGCAAAGGCGAGGGCGTCAAGAAGATCCGCCAGGCTTTGGAAACGTTGATCGGCAGGAAAGTGGATCTGGACATCAAAGAGATTTCCACGCCAGACACCGACGCCGTGCTGGTGGCGCGCAATATCGCCGACCAGTTGGAGCGCCGCATTGCCTACCGCCGCGCGATGAAACGCGCCATCCAGTCTGCGATGAAGCAGGGCGCGCAGGGCATCAAGATCGAAGTGGCCGGACGCCTGGGAGGAGCCGAAATGGCCCGCACCGTCTGGCTGCGCGACGGACGCGTACCCCTGCAGACCCTGCGGGCGAATATTGATTTTGCCCGCACCGAAGCCACTACCACCTATGGGCAGATCGGCATCAAAGTGTGGGTCTACAAAGGCGAGACCGCGCCGGAAGTCGAAGAGAAGACCGAGACGACCGAGGGCGTATACGTTAGCGAATAG
- a CDS encoding 50S ribosomal protein L16: protein MLMPKRVKWRKQMRGRMRGKALRGAEISFGEYGLQALEPGWVTARQIEAARRAIVREMKRRGKVWIRIFPAKPYTHKPPETRMGSGKGNVEYYVAVVKPGRVMFEISGLPEDMAILALKSAQYKFAIKTKIVTRREAGESS, encoded by the coding sequence ATGTTGATGCCAAAACGTGTCAAGTGGCGCAAGCAGATGCGCGGCCGTATGCGGGGCAAAGCCCTGCGCGGCGCGGAAATCTCGTTCGGCGAGTACGGCCTGCAGGCGCTGGAACCGGGCTGGGTGACCGCCCGTCAGATCGAAGCGGCGCGGCGCGCCATCGTCCGCGAAATGAAGCGCCGCGGCAAGGTCTGGATCCGCATTTTCCCGGCCAAGCCCTATACCCATAAACCGCCCGAGACCCGCATGGGTTCCGGTAAAGGCAACGTGGAATACTATGTGGCGGTGGTCAAGCCGGGCCGCGTGATGTTCGAGATCAGCGGCCTGCCTGAAGATATGGCGATCTTGGCCTTGAAAAGCGCGCAGTACAAGTTCGCCATCAAGACCAAGATCGTGACCCGCCGCGAGGCAGGAGAGTCGTCATGA
- a CDS encoding 50S ribosomal protein L29, with amino-acid sequence MKTSEIRDLKIEEVESKLADAREELMKYRFQQVTGQLTDTSRLRILRRDIARMMTVLNQRRAEGKGEA; translated from the coding sequence ATGAAAACGAGCGAGATTCGTGACCTGAAAATCGAAGAAGTGGAATCGAAACTGGCGGACGCCCGCGAGGAATTGATGAAATACCGCTTTCAGCAGGTGACCGGCCAGTTGACCGACACCAGTCGTTTGCGCATCCTCCGCCGCGATATCGCCCGCATGATGACCGTCCTCAACCAGCGCCGGGCGGAAGGGAAAGGTGAAGCATGA
- a CDS encoding 30S ribosomal protein S17 — protein MNNRRRMTGVVTSNKMDKTVVVEIRRVYRHPLYKKVVHSSRRVKAHDEIGCQMGDEVQIVESRPLSRGKRWAVETVVKREIRTADAGVEAVSSADVDASALSGVEEKPESVVEAREESGEQA, from the coding sequence ATGAACAATCGTCGTCGCATGACTGGTGTCGTCACCAGCAACAAAATGGACAAGACCGTCGTAGTCGAGATTCGACGCGTCTACCGCCACCCGCTCTACAAGAAGGTGGTTCACTCCAGCCGGCGCGTCAAGGCTCACGACGAGATCGGCTGCCAGATGGGCGACGAAGTGCAGATCGTCGAGTCGCGGCCGTTGTCGCGCGGTAAACGCTGGGCGGTCGAGACGGTGGTCAAGCGCGAGATCCGCACGGCGGACGCGGGCGTGGAGGCCGTCTCCTCGGCGGACGTGGACGCCTCCGCGTTGAGCGGCGTGGAAGAGAAACCCGAAAGCGTCGTCGAGGCCCGGGAAGAATCGGGAGAGCAGGCATGA